A section of the Zavarzinella sp. genome encodes:
- a CDS encoding DUF58 domain-containing protein translates to MASAERYLNPKVVAQVGRLDLRAKFIVEGFLTGLHASPFQGFSVEFAEHRKYTPGDDLKDLDWNVYAKTDRYYVKKYRAETNVTGYLVLDLSASMDWCGVRAMESAKVAGKNNLSGTGYAEEAERLTKFEYSICLAAALGYLMIHQQDPVGMVTISDKIHNMLAPKSKRSQLANILGLLASLRPAGDTNLAQGLQQLSALIRHKSLIMIFSDLLADPEVLLRSLFQLRHQGHEVILFHILDEAEATFPFEGLVEFVDSETNEEMQIEARGMREDYLAGLEAFRERFRTETQQVGIDFVPLHTGINFDKALIEYLMTRSRRR, encoded by the coding sequence ATGGCCTCTGCAGAACGATATTTGAACCCCAAAGTCGTTGCCCAGGTGGGGCGACTTGATTTGCGGGCCAAGTTCATTGTGGAGGGCTTTCTGACTGGTTTACATGCCAGCCCGTTTCAAGGATTTTCTGTCGAATTTGCAGAACATCGCAAATATACCCCAGGGGACGACCTCAAAGATCTGGACTGGAACGTGTATGCCAAAACTGACCGGTATTATGTTAAAAAATACCGTGCAGAAACCAACGTTACTGGCTATCTGGTGCTGGATCTCTCCGCGTCCATGGATTGGTGCGGCGTGCGGGCAATGGAATCCGCAAAAGTTGCCGGCAAAAATAATCTGTCCGGTACTGGCTATGCAGAAGAAGCGGAACGATTAACCAAGTTTGAATACAGCATTTGTCTGGCAGCGGCACTTGGCTACCTGATGATCCACCAGCAGGACCCGGTTGGCATGGTGACCATTTCCGACAAAATCCACAACATGCTGGCACCGAAAAGCAAGCGCAGTCAGTTGGCGAATATTCTTGGTCTTTTAGCCAGTTTGCGACCCGCAGGTGATACCAATCTTGCACAAGGTTTGCAACAACTCTCTGCACTGATCCGCCACAAAAGCCTGATTATGATTTTTAGTGACTTGCTCGCCGATCCCGAAGTTTTGCTGCGGTCCTTATTCCAGTTACGACACCAAGGCCACGAAGTGATCCTGTTCCATATTCTGGATGAAGCGGAAGCAACGTTTCCATTTGAAGGGTTGGTTGAATTCGTCGACAGTGAAACGAATGAAGAAATGCAGATCGAAGCTCGTGGGATGCGGGAAGATTATCTGGCTGGTCTAGAGGCATTTCGAGAACGCTTTCGCACCGAAACGCAGCAGGTGGGAATCGATTTCGTGCCATTGCATACGGGAATTAACTTTGACAAGGCACTGATCGAATACCTGATGACCCGCTCACGCAGACGTTAA
- a CDS encoding AAA family ATPase: MSNERIADYLAQFAQSRSQMVEQLGRIIVGQSEVVEQVLAAIFTRGHCLLVGVPGLAKTLLVSSLAQILDVAFKRIQFTPDLMPSDITGTTILDENEEGKREFRFVHGPVFANVVLADEINRTPPKTQAAMLQAMQERQVTIGQDTYDLPEPFFVIATQNPIEQEGTYPLPEAQLDRFMFNIIVDYPSLDEEKRILSMSAKDEVNEIQKVLSGKAIINLQKLVRSVPVGDFVIDYVSRLVRATRPKDPTAPEIVRRMVDFGAGVRAGQYLIQAGKAFAAMEGRFSVSIADIRKAALPVLRHRIGTNFQAQAEGKTTDDIVLDLLQLITEAEPPKYAAKKKI, translated from the coding sequence GTGTCGAACGAACGCATTGCCGACTACCTGGCACAGTTTGCTCAATCCCGCTCGCAGATGGTGGAGCAACTTGGCCGCATTATTGTGGGGCAGTCTGAAGTTGTCGAACAGGTGCTGGCCGCAATCTTTACGCGCGGGCATTGTTTGCTGGTGGGTGTCCCTGGGTTGGCTAAGACACTGCTGGTATCTTCATTGGCACAGATTCTCGATGTGGCATTCAAACGAATTCAGTTTACCCCAGATTTAATGCCTTCAGACATCACTGGAACTACAATTCTCGATGAAAATGAAGAAGGGAAACGTGAATTCCGGTTTGTCCATGGACCAGTCTTTGCGAATGTGGTGCTGGCAGACGAAATCAACCGGACACCACCAAAAACTCAGGCAGCAATGTTGCAGGCGATGCAGGAACGCCAGGTAACAATCGGTCAGGACACGTATGATCTGCCAGAGCCGTTCTTTGTGATCGCTACCCAGAACCCCATTGAGCAGGAAGGTACATACCCACTTCCGGAAGCACAGCTCGACCGCTTCATGTTCAACATCATCGTTGACTATCCCAGTCTGGATGAAGAAAAGCGAATTCTGTCGATGTCTGCGAAAGATGAAGTGAACGAGATCCAGAAAGTGCTCAGCGGGAAGGCGATCATCAACCTGCAGAAACTGGTACGTAGTGTGCCCGTAGGCGATTTTGTGATTGATTATGTCAGTCGTCTGGTTCGGGCCACCCGCCCGAAAGACCCCACCGCTCCAGAAATTGTACGACGGATGGTTGATTTCGGAGCTGGTGTGCGTGCGGGCCAGTATTTGATACAGGCTGGCAAAGCTTTCGCTGCAATGGAAGGTCGCTTCAGTGTTTCCATTGCAGATATTCGCAAAGCAGCACTGCCGGTTCTGCGCCATCGTATAGGCACCAATTTTCAGGCACAGGCGGAAGGGAAAACCACTGACGATATCGTGCTTGATCTTCTGCAACTGATCACAGAAGCGGAACCACCCAAGTATGCTGCAAAGAAAAAGATCTGA
- a CDS encoding YdjY domain-containing protein, with translation MRKFLFLAVLLFAAPDQAAAYIEAPHTLGKCVNDSSNIVLMEVTKINAEKNLIIFKKVADIKGKHPTNEIKHNIGKRGFNEREWKTIMAWAKVGEKAVFMYSGNASETCIGKYWYQCYQEGEWWGMSHAEPFLLRTYFGDAGVLGELCARIHKNEEVIVPCLQDTNKNDLHLAKGKVQRLKASLKKQDYNPKRDFVGWGDLGGAIIEYKDIPILKAGSSWKYREAGELNKTNQWTHAIFDDSKWQAGIAPIGYGEDEIGRRKGTTITAKGLPFLFRTEVMITAEQLATKNATMSLRVASDNHAVVYVNGELADKDTEADHEFVYWNRDVELPLKLFKEGKNQLAVLVENASGSSDLYFDLEIALQIAVTIQPKQPVAVVGKEGPMNQQPVAPEPKDPTALIIDEKTKAIFIKAIVAPRKLAHLNQVYPIEVVATLAHPRGQKAHETVVNFQGILPSELHNALVKLGLKPGKPALGEGQQATGPEVKIFLEIPTNNGVKRIPIEECLVHKATGKQVSGLKWHFTGSAIKQPDPEKDDKVYGADLSGTFLSLFPVTDSCVLQTQLTMKDEPNYKLEVNSNLLPKEGGSVKLVIQVP, from the coding sequence ATGAGAAAATTCCTGTTTTTGGCCGTGCTGTTGTTCGCAGCACCGGATCAGGCAGCAGCGTACATCGAAGCTCCCCACACATTGGGTAAGTGCGTCAACGATTCCAGCAATATCGTGCTGATGGAAGTGACTAAGATCAATGCTGAGAAAAATCTCATTATTTTCAAGAAAGTGGCAGATATCAAAGGAAAACACCCCACGAATGAGATCAAGCACAACATCGGTAAACGTGGCTTTAATGAAAGGGAATGGAAAACCATTATGGCGTGGGCCAAAGTGGGTGAAAAGGCCGTTTTCATGTATAGTGGGAATGCCAGCGAGACCTGTATTGGCAAGTATTGGTACCAATGCTACCAGGAAGGGGAATGGTGGGGAATGTCCCACGCGGAACCGTTTCTGCTCCGCACCTACTTTGGAGATGCCGGTGTGCTTGGCGAACTGTGTGCCCGCATCCACAAAAATGAAGAAGTGATTGTGCCTTGCCTGCAGGATACCAACAAAAATGATCTTCACCTGGCGAAGGGTAAAGTTCAACGCCTGAAAGCCAGTTTAAAGAAGCAGGATTATAACCCGAAACGAGACTTCGTGGGCTGGGGAGACCTTGGTGGGGCGATTATTGAATACAAAGATATCCCAATTCTGAAAGCTGGCAGTTCCTGGAAATACCGCGAAGCGGGCGAACTCAACAAAACCAATCAATGGACACACGCGATATTCGATGACAGCAAATGGCAGGCGGGCATCGCGCCTATTGGTTATGGCGAAGATGAAATCGGCAGGCGAAAAGGTACCACCATCACAGCGAAAGGATTGCCTTTTCTTTTTCGTACAGAAGTGATGATTACTGCGGAACAACTGGCCACAAAGAATGCCACCATGAGCTTGCGGGTGGCCAGCGACAACCACGCAGTGGTCTATGTGAATGGTGAACTGGCGGATAAAGACACAGAAGCTGATCACGAGTTCGTTTACTGGAACCGAGATGTTGAACTGCCGCTGAAATTGTTCAAGGAAGGAAAAAATCAGTTAGCGGTGCTGGTAGAGAATGCATCAGGCAGTTCGGATTTGTACTTCGATCTGGAAATTGCGCTGCAGATTGCGGTGACAATACAGCCAAAACAGCCTGTTGCGGTGGTGGGGAAAGAGGGCCCTATGAATCAACAACCAGTAGCACCAGAGCCGAAAGATCCCACCGCATTAATAATTGATGAGAAAACGAAGGCAATTTTCATTAAGGCAATTGTGGCACCTCGAAAACTCGCCCACCTGAATCAGGTATATCCGATTGAGGTGGTGGCAACACTTGCCCACCCACGTGGGCAGAAAGCGCATGAGACGGTAGTGAATTTCCAAGGAATTCTGCCCAGTGAACTGCACAATGCCCTGGTAAAATTAGGCCTCAAACCGGGCAAACCAGCATTAGGGGAAGGTCAGCAGGCAACTGGCCCCGAGGTGAAAATCTTTCTCGAAATTCCCACCAACAATGGGGTGAAACGGATTCCAATAGAAGAATGCCTGGTGCATAAAGCCACTGGCAAGCAGGTTTCCGGTTTGAAATGGCACTTCACAGGCTCCGCCATCAAACAGCCCGACCCAGAGAAAGACGACAAAGTGTATGGTGCCGATTTATCGGGGACCTTTCTTTCTTTGTTTCCAGTGACTGATAGTTGCGTGTTGCAGACACAACTGACGATGAAGGACGAGCCGAACTATAAGTTAGAAGTGAATTCAAACTTGCTGCCCAAAGAAGGCGGCTCGGTCAAATTAGTCATCCAGGTGCCATAA
- a CDS encoding serine protease: MKIPLIACTIVLFQSSFGIGQSLDKETLKHCQSATVLIKVAYFDESRKLPNKQQNNPVELIGTGFVIGGNTNYWTILTTTQVLGNTPKGTNRMVDVVFSSGIIQKERRLPAAVVATDPKLGLAMIHVIKQIGLEIKPILFDPQLKPALTSTVFALGYPAGEINGKEQAPPAFAATKGSVSSIKNSLLAEPAIIQVDTLNNPGNAGGPVVNQNGHLIGISTAQPKGPKSLSCIANQQTIKMFAARMLGWNSYCQLLKDRSILRVDYELLDYLEIIKSCSFALKKADQPLPPAGNEPGKLDGKFVEMKLVGSRAFGELDFDMGKDHPGFYVQPIIELIGGTKIYLKPEKAEISNSLKYHSINTPPLKECILEANRIKKLITSELASSTPKPYEPNPPIPMVNPSLPSDSGFSNILEPATAYQLKPNYTEIAEGTAMNAKEMWWGRGILRTGIRPIERVKYHPSRMVWSRDGKSFFAFHRNHGKIVKCSFPEMEIQQQLDVQREITWLTLCRDGLLATIPELQESWLINEDNMKVIKKVETKECVRFDASTTSSYAIGHQTTSFQSKTEYKLVVLDTSSGKIIQDMQVSSPFNDPIMFRTLMSPNGENYYLIERDRIVTMTVGRNGELKVKKETLTTENTVLFMEYSFISPDGKYLGVVTKLRENPSRFAFRVYDSNTMEIVADNIPSKLQATTSSCAFNSSRKWIIYNEGPLTTIHVCDFEGKEIRSHNLTNMRPNYVHQILQHSDSDHLLVLQETIRTPGQSIFGVILK; this comes from the coding sequence ATGAAGATCCCACTCATAGCTTGTACCATAGTGCTTTTTCAATCAAGTTTTGGAATCGGGCAGTCGCTAGATAAAGAAACTCTTAAACATTGTCAGTCAGCAACAGTTCTGATAAAAGTGGCTTATTTTGATGAAAGCAGGAAATTGCCTAATAAACAGCAAAATAATCCAGTAGAACTGATAGGAACAGGATTTGTTATTGGCGGCAATACAAATTATTGGACTATTTTGACAACTACACAAGTACTTGGTAACACTCCAAAAGGTACAAATCGAATGGTGGATGTAGTTTTCAGTAGTGGAATAATTCAGAAAGAAAGAAGACTGCCGGCAGCCGTTGTTGCAACAGATCCAAAACTTGGACTGGCAATGATTCATGTGATCAAGCAGATCGGGTTAGAGATAAAACCAATTTTATTTGATCCACAACTGAAACCAGCACTCACGTCAACAGTGTTTGCCCTGGGATATCCAGCGGGTGAAATAAATGGAAAAGAGCAAGCACCTCCAGCATTTGCTGCAACAAAAGGAAGTGTTTCCAGCATTAAAAATAGCTTGCTAGCTGAACCAGCCATAATTCAAGTAGATACGTTGAACAATCCGGGAAATGCTGGAGGACCTGTAGTTAATCAAAATGGACATTTGATAGGAATTTCTACTGCACAACCGAAAGGACCGAAATCACTATCCTGTATCGCGAATCAACAAACAATAAAAATGTTTGCAGCTCGGATGTTAGGATGGAACAGTTATTGCCAATTGCTCAAGGATAGGTCGATTCTTCGCGTAGATTATGAGCTTTTGGATTACCTTGAAATAATTAAAAGTTGTAGTTTTGCACTAAAAAAAGCCGACCAGCCACTCCCGCCTGCAGGAAACGAACCAGGAAAGTTAGATGGAAAATTTGTTGAAATGAAACTTGTAGGTTCAAGGGCGTTTGGCGAGTTGGATTTCGATATGGGCAAAGATCATCCTGGATTCTACGTACAACCAATCATTGAGCTGATCGGTGGAACCAAAATTTACTTAAAGCCAGAAAAAGCAGAGATTTCTAACAGTTTGAAATATCATTCGATTAATACCCCACCTCTTAAGGAATGCATACTGGAAGCGAATAGAATAAAAAAGTTAATAACAAGTGAGCTAGCATCGAGTACACCAAAGCCATATGAGCCAAATCCGCCGATACCGATGGTAAATCCATCATTACCATCAGACAGTGGATTTAGTAATATTTTGGAACCTGCAACTGCATATCAACTAAAACCAAACTATACGGAAATTGCTGAAGGTACAGCAATGAATGCCAAAGAAATGTGGTGGGGGCGAGGCATTCTTCGTACGGGAATTAGGCCGATTGAAAGAGTAAAATATCATCCATCGAGAATGGTGTGGAGCCGAGATGGCAAATCATTTTTTGCATTTCACCGGAACCATGGCAAAATTGTAAAGTGTAGTTTTCCAGAGATGGAAATTCAGCAACAGTTGGATGTCCAGCGAGAAATTACTTGGCTAACGCTATGTAGAGATGGACTGTTAGCAACCATACCAGAACTGCAGGAGAGCTGGCTTATCAATGAAGACAATATGAAGGTGATTAAAAAAGTCGAAACGAAGGAATGTGTGCGATTCGATGCATCAACAACTAGCTCATATGCGATAGGTCATCAGACAACTTCGTTTCAATCGAAAACAGAATATAAATTGGTCGTACTGGACACATCTTCTGGAAAAATCATACAAGATATGCAAGTTTCTTCACCTTTTAATGATCCGATAATGTTTCGTACACTGATGTCTCCAAATGGTGAAAATTACTATTTGATTGAAAGAGATCGTATTGTGACGATGACCGTAGGAAGAAATGGTGAATTAAAAGTAAAAAAAGAGACATTGACTACAGAAAACACAGTGCTTTTCATGGAATATTCTTTCATTAGTCCTGATGGTAAATATCTGGGAGTAGTGACAAAATTGCGAGAAAACCCATCTCGCTTTGCATTTCGAGTATATGACTCAAACACGATGGAAATAGTTGCCGATAATATACCTTCAAAACTACAAGCGACGACGTCCAGCTGTGCGTTTAACAGTTCTAGAAAATGGATCATATACAACGAAGGGCCATTAACAACAATTCATGTGTGCGACTTTGAAGGCAAAGAAATACGCTCGCATAATTTAACCAATATGAGACCAAATTACGTTCACCAGATTCTGCAACACTCTGACTCAGACCATCTTCTCGTTTTGCAAGAAACCATACGTACTCCGGGCCAGAGCATCTTTGGTGTAATACTCAAGTAA
- a CDS encoding pyruvate carboxylase has product MADETFKPFQKLLVANRSEIAIRVFRSAHELNIRTVALYSYEDRFALHRFKADEAYLIGNRGEPIRSYLDIPVIVKLAKEIGVDAIHPGYGFLSENAHFARACRDAGITFVGPKPEILDQLGDKVAARKIAQLAKVPVLSGSSEPVKEVSDALKLAEKLGYPIMVKASMGGGGRGMRAVHDATQLEEAILQSQREAGAAFGVSDVFLEKFVSRARHIEVQLIGDRHGNLVHLFERDCSVQRRNQKVVELAPAPNLNPTTRNAILDAALAIGRQVGLDNAGTVEFLVDADTNEFYFIEVNPRIQVEHTVTEVVTGFDIVGTQIMVAQGMPLSDPILGLGDQKAVRTQGFAIQCRVTTEDPANKFVPDYGRLSHYRSSGGTGIRLDAGTAFSGAVITPYYDSLLVKVTASGIRFSDAARRMERCLQEFRIRGVKTNLPFLMNLINHPKFLDGTTTTRFIDESPELFQLPVRQDRATKLLHYIANIIVNGHPDVPAGSVPQSSLTDYQSIPPRIQQPTDLPKGTRDIFKQQGMEGLSKWIRQQKRLLITDTTMRDAHQSLFATRMRTFDMLRIAPKYAKNLSNLFSMEMWGGATFDTSMRFLKESPWDRLERLRTAVPNVLFQMLIRAANAVGYTNYPDNVVKHFVEQSVSAGIDIFRIFDSLNWTRNILPVIDAVRNSGGIAEAAICYTGDILNPKRTKYSLKYFVDLAKELVKGGTQILGIKDMAGLLKPYAAKELVRALRQEIDIPIHFHTHDTAGGQIASYMMAAEEGVDIVDCAFASMAGLTSQPSLNALNEAMRFSERFPEFDFDTIQDVSNYWEEARLPYTPFESGMKAASSEVYLHEMPGGQYANLFQQAKSIGVGDRWREMGKTYAAVNEMFGDLVKVTPSSKVVGDMAIFMLANNFTVADILDPTREISFPQSVIEFFEGRLGQPPGGFPPELQKKILRDKQPMTERFGVVLPPVDFDKLKQELTTQFDHEPTEQEVSSHLMYPKVFQDLVSHQNQYSDTSILPTRTFFYGMDAGEEISVDIEAGKTLIIKFLTMGDVDDGQRLVFFELNGQPREVAVPDNKAAKAGTPSKRKAEVGNPKHVGAPMPGAVVAIAVKAGEKVKVGQKLLTLEAMKMETTINAEVAATIAEVCVRQKDSVDGGDLLIVYQDT; this is encoded by the coding sequence ATGGCGGACGAAACCTTTAAACCATTTCAGAAATTACTGGTAGCGAATCGGAGTGAAATCGCGATCCGCGTGTTTCGTTCTGCTCACGAGCTGAATATTCGCACGGTGGCCTTGTATTCGTACGAAGATCGCTTTGCGTTGCACCGCTTCAAGGCAGATGAGGCATACCTGATTGGTAATCGTGGAGAGCCGATCCGCTCTTATCTGGATATCCCAGTTATTGTGAAACTGGCCAAAGAAATCGGTGTGGATGCCATTCACCCGGGATACGGTTTTCTGTCTGAAAATGCCCACTTTGCCCGTGCCTGTCGCGATGCAGGGATTACCTTCGTTGGTCCCAAGCCAGAAATCCTGGACCAGTTGGGCGATAAAGTCGCAGCCAGAAAAATTGCCCAACTTGCGAAGGTGCCGGTTCTGTCGGGTTCATCGGAACCAGTCAAAGAAGTTTCCGACGCCTTGAAATTGGCAGAGAAACTCGGTTACCCCATTATGGTCAAGGCGAGCATGGGTGGGGGCGGTCGTGGCATGCGTGCCGTTCACGATGCTACCCAGCTTGAGGAAGCGATTCTGCAAAGCCAGCGGGAAGCAGGTGCGGCTTTTGGGGTTTCCGATGTCTTTCTGGAAAAATTTGTCTCCCGTGCAAGGCACATTGAAGTGCAGTTAATTGGGGACCGACACGGAAATCTGGTGCACCTGTTTGAGCGGGATTGTTCCGTACAGCGGCGTAACCAGAAAGTGGTCGAACTGGCGCCCGCACCCAATTTGAACCCCACCACGCGAAATGCGATTCTGGATGCCGCCCTGGCCATCGGCCGTCAGGTGGGGCTGGACAACGCTGGCACAGTAGAGTTCCTGGTCGATGCAGATACTAATGAGTTTTATTTCATTGAAGTAAATCCCCGCATCCAGGTGGAACACACTGTTACCGAAGTGGTAACGGGCTTTGACATTGTTGGCACGCAGATTATGGTGGCTCAGGGGATGCCACTGAGCGATCCCATTCTGGGCCTGGGCGATCAGAAGGCAGTCCGAACACAGGGCTTTGCCATTCAGTGCCGTGTAACCACAGAAGACCCAGCGAATAAGTTTGTGCCCGATTACGGTCGCTTGAGCCACTATCGATCCTCGGGTGGGACGGGCATCCGCCTGGATGCTGGCACTGCATTTTCAGGTGCTGTGATTACCCCCTACTATGATTCGTTGCTGGTGAAAGTTACAGCAAGTGGGATTCGGTTTTCAGATGCTGCCCGCCGAATGGAGCGATGTTTACAGGAATTTCGGATCCGCGGGGTGAAAACCAATCTGCCGTTCCTGATGAACCTGATCAACCATCCCAAGTTTCTGGATGGCACCACGACGACGCGGTTTATTGATGAATCGCCTGAATTGTTCCAGTTGCCGGTGCGGCAGGATCGGGCGACAAAACTGCTACACTATATCGCGAATATCATTGTTAACGGTCACCCCGATGTTCCTGCAGGCAGCGTGCCACAGAGTTCGTTGACAGATTATCAGTCGATCCCACCTCGAATCCAGCAGCCAACCGATTTGCCCAAAGGCACACGGGATATTTTCAAGCAGCAGGGGATGGAAGGGCTCAGCAAGTGGATTCGCCAGCAGAAACGCTTGCTGATTACCGATACAACGATGCGTGATGCCCACCAATCGTTGTTTGCCACCCGGATGCGTACATTCGACATGCTTCGGATTGCCCCAAAATATGCCAAAAACCTATCAAATCTGTTTTCAATGGAAATGTGGGGTGGGGCAACATTCGATACCAGTATGCGGTTTTTGAAAGAATCGCCCTGGGATCGACTGGAACGCCTCCGCACCGCTGTGCCAAACGTGCTGTTCCAGATGTTGATTCGGGCCGCTAACGCAGTGGGCTACACCAATTATCCAGATAACGTGGTCAAACATTTCGTGGAACAGTCAGTTTCGGCTGGCATCGATATTTTCCGGATCTTCGATTCGCTGAACTGGACCAGGAACATTCTACCTGTGATTGATGCTGTGCGGAATTCCGGTGGAATTGCAGAAGCAGCGATCTGCTACACGGGCGACATCCTGAATCCGAAACGAACAAAATATTCCCTGAAATATTTTGTGGATCTTGCCAAAGAACTGGTCAAAGGTGGCACCCAAATTCTGGGCATAAAGGACATGGCTGGCCTGTTAAAGCCCTATGCCGCCAAAGAACTGGTGCGGGCATTGCGGCAGGAAATTGATATCCCGATCCACTTCCATACCCACGACACCGCTGGTGGGCAGATTGCATCTTACATGATGGCCGCAGAAGAAGGTGTGGATATTGTGGATTGTGCCTTTGCATCAATGGCTGGCTTGACCAGTCAACCCAGCCTGAATGCACTAAACGAGGCAATGCGTTTCTCGGAACGATTTCCCGAGTTCGATTTTGATACCATCCAGGATGTATCAAACTATTGGGAAGAAGCCCGCTTACCCTACACGCCATTTGAATCCGGCATGAAGGCCGCATCGTCGGAAGTGTATCTGCACGAAATGCCAGGCGGACAGTACGCCAACCTCTTTCAACAGGCGAAATCGATCGGTGTGGGAGATCGCTGGCGGGAAATGGGCAAAACGTATGCCGCGGTGAATGAAATGTTTGGCGATCTGGTCAAAGTCACCCCATCGTCCAAAGTGGTGGGCGATATGGCTATCTTTATGCTTGCAAACAATTTTACCGTTGCCGATATTCTGGATCCAACGCGCGAGATTTCGTTCCCACAGTCAGTAATTGAATTCTTTGAGGGCCGCCTGGGCCAACCTCCCGGTGGTTTCCCGCCTGAACTGCAGAAAAAGATTCTGCGTGATAAGCAGCCAATGACCGAACGATTTGGCGTGGTGCTGCCTCCGGTAGATTTCGACAAACTGAAGCAGGAATTGACCACGCAGTTTGACCACGAACCGACAGAACAGGAAGTTTCGTCGCACCTCATGTATCCGAAGGTGTTTCAGGATTTAGTCAGCCACCAAAACCAGTATTCCGATACTTCGATCCTGCCCACCAGAACATTCTTTTATGGCATGGATGCGGGGGAAGAGATCAGCGTCGATATTGAAGCCGGCAAAACGCTGATCATCAAGTTTCTGACAATGGGAGATGTGGATGATGGCCAGCGTCTTGTGTTCTTTGAACTGAATGGTCAGCCACGTGAAGTCGCAGTGCCAGACAACAAAGCAGCAAAGGCAGGCACGCCTAGTAAGCGGAAGGCTGAGGTGGGTAATCCTAAGCATGTCGGCGCCCCTATGCCCGGTGCGGTGGTAGCGATTGCTGTGAAAGCAGGAGAGAAGGTGAAAGTTGGACAGAAACTTCTGACACTAGAAGCAATGAAAATGGAAACCACAATCAACGCAGAAGTGGCTGCTACCATTGCAGAAGTATGTGTCCGCCAGAAAGATTCTGTCGATGGGGGTGACTTGTTGATTGTTTATCAGGATACCTGA